Within Quadrisphaera setariae, the genomic segment GGCCGTGGGCTCACCGTCGGTGACCACCAGGACGACCGGCTGCGCGTCCGGGTGCCTTCCCACGTGGCGGCGCGCGAGCGCCAGGGCGTGCTGCAGGTTGGTGCCCTGGATCCACGCCGGCTCGACGGCGGCCAGCTCGGCGGTGGACATCGTCCGCGCCGTCCTGTCGAACCCGATGATCTCGAACGCGTCGCTCGGGTGCTGCGTCGCCACGAGGTGGGCCAGCGCCATGGCCGTCTGCTTCATCGGCGCCCAGCGGTCCTCGGCGTACATCGACCACGACAGGTCCACGCACAGCGCCACCGCCGCGCTGGAGCGCCGCTCGGTCTCGGCCACCGCGAAGTCCTCCGGGAGCAGCCGCACCCCTCGCCTGTCTGAGGACGACGACGGCGAGCGCGTCGCCGCGGAGCGCATCACGGCCCGGCGCACCGTGGCGACGGCGTCGAGCGGCTGCTCGTCACCGAACTGCCACTCCCGCCAGGTGCCGGTGGCCTCGCCGGCCGCGCCAGCGGAGCGCTCGTCGTGCGAGCCCCTCCGAGACGACTCGAGGTCGGCGAAGACCCGGCGCAGCGCGGTCTGGCCGAGCCGGCGCAGCGCCTTGGGGGACAGCTGCAGCTGGCTCGCCGGGCCGGTCAGCCAGCCCTGCCGCTTGAGCTCGCGCTCCAGCTCGGCGAGGCGGCGCAGCTGGTTGGCGGCGCCGGTGCCCAGTTGGCGCTCGACCGCCTCGACATCGACGTCGTCCAGACCCTGGCCGGGGCCGTCCATGGCGAGCTGGTCGTCCAGGTCGTCCAGGTCCGCGAGCTCGGCCAGCGCGCCCGTGGCGTCGTCCATCCCGAGGGGCTGGGAGCCGTTGAACGACTCCCGTCCCCGCCCGCGCACGAAGGCGCCGGGGCGCAGGTCCTGCAGGTGCTGGTTGAGCGCGCTGACCTCCGCCTCCAGGCCGGCGTCGGCCATGGCCTGCGCCATGAGCTGCTGCAGCTGGCTGCGCTCCTCCTTGGACAGCGACCGCATGAGCCGCTGCATGGCGGCGGCCCGCTGCGCCAGGGCGTCGAGCAGCTCGTCGACGTCACGGGGGTCCTCGGGGAACGCCTCGCCGTGCTTGGCCATGAACTCGGCGAACTGCTCGGTGGTGTCCTCGCCGCGCTCGTGCGCGGCGAGCAGGGCGTTGAGGTCTCCGAGGAGCTCCTTCACGCCCTCCATCGACTGGCCCTGCTGACCGCCCTCGCCGCCCTGGCCCTGCTGGCCGGTCTGGCCGAGCCCGGGGATCTGCGCGCGCAGCGCCTGCTGGCGCAGGTCGTCGAGGAGCTCCTCGTACGTCTGCTTCGCGGCGGGAGAGGTCCAGTCGTAGTCAGCGAGCTCCCGCACCGCCGCGGCCGTGCGCCGCGGCAGCGCGTCCAGCTGGGCGTGCGCCAGCTGCGCCTCCATCGCGTCGGCCGACGCGCTCGCCGCACCGTCGGCCCCGTCCCCGCCATCCGCCCCGCCAGCGCCGGCCGCGTCGTCACCGGCCGACTGCCGCTCGGCCGCCGCGGCGGCCTTCTGGTCCAGCGCCGCGCGCTCGGTGGTCAGCGCCCGCTCGAGCTTCTCCCGCGCCTGCTGCAGCGACCCCGAGAGGTCACCGGAGGCCCGCAGCTGCTCGCGCCGCCTCCGCACGCGCTCCCGCAGCGCATCGAGGCCCTCACGCCTCCCGCGCTCGTCCTCCAGCCCGTTCCGCAGCAGGTCGCGCAGAGCCTCCTGCAGCGACCGGCCCTGCATGACGTCGCGGCCGATCGCGTCGACGGCGGCGCGGACGTCGTACGGAGGGGCGAGCGGGTCCGCACCGCCGTCCCACGCGCCGTACCGGTAGGCCCTGCTCATCGCGCTGCCCTCCCTCGTGCGCCCACCTCGCCAGCCCGGCCGGTCGGGGTGGGAGTGCTTCCAGAGTTGGCCCTGACTCTCTGTCGTGAACGAGGACCTGAGAGTCAGGGCCGACTCTGCAAGGTCCCGGACGTGCATCCGGTGCGGGCGCAGCCGCCGGACCGGCGCCGCGCGTCGTCGTCGTGAGGGTCTTCAGCCGCCGTAGACGGCGCGGTCGCCGTGGCCGTCGCTGCTGGCCTCGACGTCCTTGGCCAGCCGCCGCGTCAGGTGCAGGCCCTCGAGGACCATCTCCACCCCTGAGGCCGCCTGGCCCGGCGTCGGGGCCTCCGGCAGGTCGAGCCGGGAGAGCACCTTGGCCAGGCCGTCGACGCGGCCGACCTGCGAGAGCAGCTCGGAGCTGCTCACCAGCTCACCCGTGAAGACCGTGCCGCCCTCGGAGACCAGCGACGTGAAGCCCGACAGGTCGGCGCCGCCGAGGCGGGCCCGGAAGACCTCCGCCACGGCTGTGCGGAGCAGGTGGACGAGCACCTCCTCCTCGCGACCCTCCTCGCCGGACTCGAACTCGACCTTGCCGCGCAGCGTCGGCACCACGCCGTAGGCGTCCCCGACGCGTGCCACGGGTTCGTCGCCCGTGAGCGCCGCGCGCCGCAGCGCCGCGCCCGACAGCGTCTCGGCGGCGGCCACGGCGAAGCGCGCCGAGACGCCCGAGCGCGCGTCGACAGCGGGCGACTCGCGCACCGCCCGCGTGAAACGGGCCACCACCTCGAGCAGGTGGCGCGGCACGTCGGCCACGAGCCGGGCCTCCTGCGCCACGAGCTCGACCTCGAGGTCGACGTCGAGGGGGTAGTGCGTGCGCACCTCGGCCCCGAACCGGTCCTTGAGCGGCGTGATGATCCGACCGCGGTTGGTGTAGTCCTCGGGGTTGGCGCTGGCCACGACGAGGACGTCCAGCGGCAGCCGCAGCGTGTAGCCGCGGACCTGCACGTCACGCTCCTCGAGCACGTTGAGCAGCGAGACCTGGATGCGCTCGGCGAGGTCGGGCAGCTCGTTGACGGCGAAGATCCCGCGGTGCGTGCGCGGCACGAGCCCGAAGTGGATCGTCTCGGGGTCGCCCAGGGTGCGGCCCTCGGCGATGCGGACCGGGTCGACGTCGCCGATGAGGTCGCCGACGGACGTGTCCGGGGTGGCCAGCTTCTCCGCGTACCGCTCGGAGCGGTGCCGCCAGGTGACCGGCAGGTCGTCACCCAGCTCGCGCGCCCGGCGGGCCGAGGCCGGCGTGATCGGCTCGAGCGGGTGCTCGCCCAGCTCGGAGCCCTCGATGACGGGCGTCCACTCGTCGAGCAGCGCCACGAGGGAGCGGATCAGGCGGGTCTTGCCCTGGCCGCGCTCGCCGAGGAGCACGAGGTCGTGCCCGGCGAGCAGGGCCCGCTCGACCTCGGGCAGCACGGTGTCGTCGAAGCCGACGACGCCGGGGAAGCGGGGCTCGCCGGCGCGCATGCGCGCCAGGAGGTTGTCGCGCAGCTCGGCCTTGACCGAGCGGGGCTCCGCCTGGGGGAGCCCGCTGCTGCGCAGGGCTCCCAGGGTGGTGGGCAGGTCGTCGGGGAAGGGGGTCAGGACGGACGTCGACGGTGTCGCACTCCCAGTCACCACCTCACGCTACGTCCGGATCGCCCCGAGTGCGCCGTCGGTGGGTCGTGCTGGGATGTGGGGGTGAGCGAGCAGAACGTCGAGTTCCCCAGCGGCGAGGGCACGGCCCACGGCTACCTCGAGCTGCCCGGCCCTGACGGAGCTGGCACGGGGCCCGGTCTCGTGGTGATCCAGGAGTGGTGGGGCCTGACGAGCCACATCGCCGACCTGACCCGGCGCTTCGCCGCCGAGGGGTTCGTGGCGCTGGCGCCCGACCTGTACGGCGGCGCCACCACCCACGACGGCGCCGAGGCGATGCGCCTCATGCAGGAGCTCCCGGTGGACCGCGCCGCCCGCGACCTCGCCGGCGCCGTCGACCACCTGCTGGGCCGCCCCGAGGTCACCTCCAGCACCGTGGGCGTGGTCGGCTTCTGCATGGGCGGCGCCTTCGTGCTCACCCTCGCCGCCCAGCAGGGGGAGCGCGTCAGCGCGGCCGTCCCGTTCTACGGCCTGCCCGACGTCGGGGCCACGGACTACTCCGGTCTGCGCGCCGCGGTGCAGGGCCACTACGCCACCCGGGACCGGATCAGCCGCGAGGCCGTCGAGGCGACCGCCGCGAAGATCCGCGAGCAGTCCGGCGTGCAGGCCGACGTCCGCTTCTACGAGGCCGACCACGCCTTCGTCAACGACGAGCGCCCCTCCTACGACGAGGCCTCGGCGAAGGCCGCCTGGTCCGCCGCGGTGGCCTTCCTGAAGGAGCACGTCCGCTGAGATGACGGCCGACCTGTTCAGCGGCGGCCTCGGGGACGACGACGACGAGCGCAGCGGCGGTCGCGGGGCTGCGCCCACGGCCCGCTCCGTGCGGGCGCCGCTCGCCGTCCGGATGCGCCCTCGCACCCTCGACGAGGTCGCCGGTCAGCAGCACCTGCTCACCCCTGGCGCGCCGCTGCGCCGCCTGGTGGAGGGAGGCGACGGGCGCGCGGGACCGGCCTCGGTGCTGCTCTGGGGACCGCCGGGCACCGGCAAGACGACCCTCGCCCACGTGGTCGCCCGCGGCACGGGGTGGCGCTTCGAGGAGCTCAGCGCCGTCACCGCCGGCGTCAAGGACGTCCGCCGCGTGCTCGACGCCGCCAAGACCGCCCGCGACCTCCACGACCGCCGGACCGTCCTCTTCCTCGACGAGATCCACCGGTTCACCAAGGCCCAGCAGGACGCCCTGCTGCCCGGCGTGGAGGAGCGCTGGGTGGTGCTGGTCGCCGCCACCACGGAGAACCCCAGCTTCTCCGTGGTCTCGCCGCTGCTCAGCCGCTCCCTGCTGCTGCGCCTGGCGCCGCTCACCGACGACGACGTCCGCGACCTGCTCCGGCGCGCCGTCTCCGACCAGCGCGGTCTGGCCGGCCAGGTGGTCCTCGACGACGACGCCCTGGCCCACCTCGTCCGGCTGGCCGGGGGTGACGCCCGCCGGGCCCTCACGGCCCTGGAGGCGGCGGCCGGCCTCGCGCTGGACGCCCGCGCGTCCTCGTCGTCGCCGTCCTCCGACGACGACGAGGGGACCGACGGCCAGGCGGAGCCGGACGGCCCGGCCCGGGTGGACCTGGCGGCGGCGGAGCGAGCCGTCGACATCGCCGCGGTGCGGTACGACCGCGGCGGGGACCAGCACTACGACGTCGCCAGCGCGCTCATCAAGAGCCTGCGCGGCTCCGACGTCGACGCCGCGCTCCACTACCTCGCGCGCATGCTGGAGGCGGGGGAGGACCCGCGCTTCGTGGCCCGGCGCCTGGTGATCTCCGCCAGCGAGGACGTCGGCATGGCCGACCCCAGCGCCCTGCAGACGGCGGTGGCCGCAGCGCAGGCCGTGCAGCTCATCGGCATGCCGGAGGCGCGCATCGTGCTGGCGCAGGCCGTGGTCCACCTGGCCACGGCGCCCAAGAGCAACGCCGCCTACCTGGGGATCGACGCGGCCGTCGCCGACGTCCGCGCCGGCCGAGGGGGGCCGGTGCCCGCGCACCTGCGCGACGCCCACTACGCCGGCGCCCAGCGCATCGGCCACGGCAAGGGGTACGTGTACGCCCACGACGCCCCGCACGCGGTCGCCTCGCAGCAGTACGCCCCGGACGACCTCGCCGACCGCGAGTACTACCGGCCCACGGACCGGGGGGTGGAGCGCAGCATCGGCGAGCGCCTGCAGCGGATCCGCGCGCTGCTCAGGAGCCGGTAGACCTGCGGTAGGCTTCTCTGCTGGTGCTGCGCCGTCTGGCGCCCGCGCCTCGTGGTCACCTCGGTCCGGCAGCCGCCGGCCGCTGGGAGGCCGCCGTCGTTCGCCGGTCGTCCCGAGGATCCGCCACGGGGTCGCGACCGCGAGTGCCCACCCCGTTGAGGAGAGTCACCCGCTCGTGTCCCACTCCAACCGCAACCGCCGCCAGGTCCGCCTGTCCCGCGCCCTCGGGGTGCCGCTCACGCCGAAGGCGGCGCGCTACTTCGAGGTCCGTCCCTACCCGCCGGGCGAGCACGGCCGCGCCCGTCGCCGCACGGAGTCCGAGTACTCCCTCGGCCTGCGCCAGAAGCAGCTGCTCCGCGCGCAGTACG encodes:
- a CDS encoding vWA domain-containing protein, translated to MSRAYRYGAWDGGADPLAPPYDVRAAVDAIGRDVMQGRSLQEALRDLLRNGLEDERGRREGLDALRERVRRRREQLRASGDLSGSLQQAREKLERALTTERAALDQKAAAAAERQSAGDDAAGAGGADGGDGADGAASASADAMEAQLAHAQLDALPRRTAAAVRELADYDWTSPAAKQTYEELLDDLRQQALRAQIPGLGQTGQQGQGGEGGQQGQSMEGVKELLGDLNALLAAHERGEDTTEQFAEFMAKHGEAFPEDPRDVDELLDALAQRAAAMQRLMRSLSKEERSQLQQLMAQAMADAGLEAEVSALNQHLQDLRPGAFVRGRGRESFNGSQPLGMDDATGALAELADLDDLDDQLAMDGPGQGLDDVDVEAVERQLGTGAANQLRRLAELERELKRQGWLTGPASQLQLSPKALRRLGQTALRRVFADLESSRRGSHDERSAGAAGEATGTWREWQFGDEQPLDAVATVRRAVMRSAATRSPSSSSDRRGVRLLPEDFAVAETERRSSAAVALCVDLSWSMYAEDRWAPMKQTAMALAHLVATQHPSDAFEIIGFDRTARTMSTAELAAVEPAWIQGTNLQHALALARRHVGRHPDAQPVVLVVTDGEPTAHLDDDGEAWFDWPTSPETLRRTIGEVDAMTRSRVAINTFLLGEDPGLRRFADAMARRNGGRVFAPSLDRLGEFVVSDYLRARNGGSGSRSSGAPRGRRAS
- a CDS encoding sigma 54-interacting transcriptional regulator; its protein translation is MTGSATPSTSVLTPFPDDLPTTLGALRSSGLPQAEPRSVKAELRDNLLARMRAGEPRFPGVVGFDDTVLPEVERALLAGHDLVLLGERGQGKTRLIRSLVALLDEWTPVIEGSELGEHPLEPITPASARRARELGDDLPVTWRHRSERYAEKLATPDTSVGDLIGDVDPVRIAEGRTLGDPETIHFGLVPRTHRGIFAVNELPDLAERIQVSLLNVLEERDVQVRGYTLRLPLDVLVVASANPEDYTNRGRIITPLKDRFGAEVRTHYPLDVDLEVELVAQEARLVADVPRHLLEVVARFTRAVRESPAVDARSGVSARFAVAAAETLSGAALRRAALTGDEPVARVGDAYGVVPTLRGKVEFESGEEGREEEVLVHLLRTAVAEVFRARLGGADLSGFTSLVSEGGTVFTGELVSSSELLSQVGRVDGLAKVLSRLDLPEAPTPGQAASGVEMVLEGLHLTRRLAKDVEASSDGHGDRAVYGG
- a CDS encoding dienelactone hydrolase family protein, producing the protein MSEQNVEFPSGEGTAHGYLELPGPDGAGTGPGLVVIQEWWGLTSHIADLTRRFAAEGFVALAPDLYGGATTHDGAEAMRLMQELPVDRAARDLAGAVDHLLGRPEVTSSTVGVVGFCMGGAFVLTLAAQQGERVSAAVPFYGLPDVGATDYSGLRAAVQGHYATRDRISREAVEATAAKIREQSGVQADVRFYEADHAFVNDERPSYDEASAKAAWSAAVAFLKEHVR
- a CDS encoding replication-associated recombination protein A, translated to MTADLFSGGLGDDDDERSGGRGAAPTARSVRAPLAVRMRPRTLDEVAGQQHLLTPGAPLRRLVEGGDGRAGPASVLLWGPPGTGKTTLAHVVARGTGWRFEELSAVTAGVKDVRRVLDAAKTARDLHDRRTVLFLDEIHRFTKAQQDALLPGVEERWVVLVAATTENPSFSVVSPLLSRSLLLRLAPLTDDDVRDLLRRAVSDQRGLAGQVVLDDDALAHLVRLAGGDARRALTALEAAAGLALDARASSSSPSSDDDEGTDGQAEPDGPARVDLAAAERAVDIAAVRYDRGGDQHYDVASALIKSLRGSDVDAALHYLARMLEAGEDPRFVARRLVISASEDVGMADPSALQTAVAAAQAVQLIGMPEARIVLAQAVVHLATAPKSNAAYLGIDAAVADVRAGRGGPVPAHLRDAHYAGAQRIGHGKGYVYAHDAPHAVASQQYAPDDLADREYYRPTDRGVERSIGERLQRIRALLRSR